In the Orcinus orca chromosome 19, mOrcOrc1.1, whole genome shotgun sequence genome, tatatgtaacaTGCACTATAATAGTATATAATTATAGCAATGTAGTTATCAGTAGTTAATAATTCCCTTCACTCTGTACTAACAGTGTTACTTCCAGTACAAGCCACATTAACCATCTGACCAGGCTTTACAGGTCAGCAGAGAGAGGCATTGGTGACTCCCCAGTGGCAGTGGCAGCCTGGCTGTACCCATGTGCCAGGGCTGGAAGCCTGCCTTTGTGAGTTCTGCCTCTCAGTGCCATCTTCAGAGAAATGCTGGGGTTACTTCTggtgtggcagcagcagccttccaGGCAAGAAgtcagcagagagagagaggccaaaGCTCTTGCCTGTGTGGTACCTGTCTACCCTCCTCCTCCCATCTGGGGCCCATCTTTTCTGGGCCATTCCAAAAGTCACATACCAGCACTTGCCGCGCTCGCTCCGTCTCCCATTTAAGACTGGCTTTGATGTCACTGACAGTCACATAGCCACTTTTCTGAAGGAAGGAGGAATGGAGGCTGCGTCAGTTAAGAGTGTGCTTTCCCTTAGAATCCAGCATCTGCCCAGGGACAATTAAGTTACCCAGGCAGGAGGGGGAACTGCCCTTGGGTGAAGCCTAAGAGCGCACAGAAGAATGTTTAGAGGTCCCAGTAGCGagcaagagagaagtgacttTCAGGATGACAGAGGTAGGTTGAGGGGTTCAGTCCTAAAAAGTAGAGTCAAGTCCCTGGTACGAAAATATTAATGTAGACTTTACCAGAGAACTCTAAAGTGACAAGGAAAGATTCAGAATGATTAACTGATAGGAAGAAATGGTGATCATCATAAACTGTTcataatctaaaatatttaagtattcaGCCCCTGTCCTGCCTcaccctaaccattccccaatCCAGAAAAGTCCCCTCCCTCATTTAGTTCTATTCTACATTACAGAATTGAGAAAACTGAACATGTCTTCCCTAAAAACATTATAAGGATTTCGAGGAAGATGATATAGCTTAAGGCATTGCTGAGGAACAGGAGGATGGCAAACaagattaaacattttttcaaagaatccaTAAAGCAGTTTTATGAAGACATCAAAAAATCTGTCCACCAAGGAAATTCAGTTAGTGGTCTGCATGTCTGTCtacactagactgtaagctccttgagagcaggaactATATGGTACCCATCTTTATATGCTCCTACAGCCTGGCCCAGTGCTTTGCACTATAGCTGCTCAATAAACGTCTGCTAAATAAGCACAGGTCTGAGTAGTGCATCCGTTAGACAGTTTCAGCAAAAGACCTGAGTGATGGAGGGGAGGAGATCAGAAAATCCCCTCCCAGACTGCCTCTACATGCACATGCGCGCATGCAcgcacggacacacacacacacgcacgcacacgcacacatacacacactctccctccccctcccttcctccctccctccctcctctctctccctccctccccccctcccccccccccccacacacacggcCCACCAGTACCTCTGCCAGCTGCAGCACCACAGTGTGATCCATATTAAGCTCAGCTGGAACAGACTGAATGAGGTAAGTGCCGCCCACAGGGATGATGCCGAAGCCAGTGCCCAGTGCCTTTAGTTTCTTGATGGCCCTGATCAGGTCGTCTCTGAGGTGAGGAAGAGCTGCTTAAAGACCCTTGGCAGACCAGACCTAGCAACAATGCAGTTTCAGCTCTGCCCTGGGCAGGATACCATGGCTGAAGACTCAAAAGGCTGCACAACATTTAACTACATCAGTAAAAAGGCAGGGTCAAAGTGCACCAAATGGTGCTTGGACATTCCAGGGAAATGGTATAGGAGTCAGGCTCTCCACTTAGCAAACCATTCCAATACCAGACAGAGGTAAAAAATATGCTTCCAGGAACCCATCAGGAAATGTGAATAAGTGAGCTGAACTTAAGAGACAATAGGGAGTACTGTAAACTATGGCAAAACAGACTTGAAAGGGGCAACCCAGCTGATTGCCGCCATTTGGAAATTCAGGCCCAGTGGTGCCAGATTTTGATTTCTTAGTTGACAACTaactgaaattaaagaaaacccacAAGATAATGTGTAGACCACATATCCAGCCCACATACTGAGAGTCTTTTTTACCTTTTCTCAAATTGGAGTCACACAAAGGCTAGTGAACCAGGTCAATTTACACCCCATCTTCTGAGCCCAGCTCCTTTCCCCAGCCTTTCTCAGTGCCAGCTCTAGTCTCCTTGACCACAAATAATGTCAACAGTGTATACAGCCCCGAGtatgtttaaaaagaagaaaaaaaaaaagtgtatacacACACCCACATTATTTTTATGCATGAAAAAAATGCTTAGAAGGAAATCTACCAAAACTTTTAACAGTTGTAATATCTCAGTTGAGAAataatgggttttttgtttttttatatctctattttcagatttctaaaataaaaacatttcttctgATCATGAAGAGGAATAAAAATGATTCCTAAACTAGCCTAGACGAACGAGTGGTAAGGAGAAAAGATTTCCACCTTTTTTAAAGACCTTTCTATACTCCAAGGGGTTGGAAGGCAAAACCTACTGGCTGACATCCTGGGCGAATTTGCCCCTTCCTTTTAACACCTGTTGATGTAGTTCCTCCAGAGTTATCAGACCTATTGGAGAGGGGGACAGAAAGCAGTTGAAGGATTACctttatgactttaaaaaaaaaaaagacagcatctCTGAAAAACTGTAAATGCTCTCTTGACACCAAGGCTGTGTCTACAGCCAATGATTTCTGTCTATAGCCAATGATTTCTAACTAGgtttaagttttatttcttaacttcAACACAGACCATTCAGTGTGCTTATTAAGATGATATCACTGAATGATCGTTTTAAAGCTAACATTCTGGGGAGCACAGAGACTCCATTGACATCACCACACCTTGGAGAAGCAGGGCAGGCCTATAGTTACTAATGAGAAAATCATAACCCAGACACATCATCTATCAGGGAAAAAGGCCTATTTCCTACCTGCCTATATGTTCTGTAACAACTAGGAGCTAAGCCTTCCTGGCCAAAGACCTTTGGAGAATAGAGATAATCATTCAGATTTACCCTTGGCCATGGAGACTGGTCATGGATTCAACATCGTGAAGCACTAAGATACTTCTCAGGACCTAACAGCTTCTCAAGACCTTACTGGCCTGCAGACTGCAGGATAGGAAAGATCATCTTTCAACATTTTTTCCCTCTCAGAGAAGCCCAAAGCCCAGTCCAGGACCGAGCCACCCTCACCTCCATTCCGGTGTTTCAGGGCCAGGCACACTTCGATAATCTGGACACCCAGCTCGTAATAGAAGTCTCCCACGCCTAGCATCTCAGACCAAAATCCTTTTCCAgctaaaagacagaaaaacaaaagctaggTTATTCAATAGTTACATCTTTTCTTTCAAAGCTAGATTAAAACATCTATTCTAGTGCTTGCTTCGGCAGcccatatacttaaaaaaatacatctattcTATGGGAAGTCTTCTCTGCCCAGCCTTACGTCCTTCTGCTCCACTTACAACTCAGGATCCTCAACGCAATCTGTCTCTTGGTAATTCCTACTAAACAACAGGTTCAGACAGTTCTAAAGGTGGGCAATCTATTTGGCTGCTAACTCTGGCTCAGGATACTATAAAAGTGAGTTTTCTTTCCCAAAGCATGCAATGAAATATAATGGGACATACGGTCTAGACAGGctaagaaaaagaatatgcagACCTGGCATTCAAAAATCCATTGAAGATATTTTATTGAGTAAAAAATGCAAGTTACAGAGTAATAATTACAGCATAatcccatatatatttttatatatatatattttttttttgcggtacacgggcctctcactgttgtggcctctcccgttgcggagcacaggctccagactcgcaggctcagcagccatggctcacggccccagccgctctgtggcatgtgggatcttcccggactgggacataaacccgtgtcccctgcattggcaggcagactctcaaccactgcgccaccagggaagcccaatcccatatattttttaaaaatagtttataaatatGATGAAGGTGTCTAGAAAGATATACCTTAAACTGTTAACAGTACTTTATCTCTGCAATTACGGGCAGGGTCAGAAGACTTCCACTTTctcgttttcttttttctcctttgttgacTGACTGCCTGAATACATGCTACTTTTATCAAAACTTTtttaacaaagggaaaaatagtcaTAAAAAATTCCACAGCACAGCATTCCAGGGAAGATCACGTACACTGGCTACTCAGCCTGCACTCCAACCTCTCCATCTTTCCCATCAAACTGGATACTCAGCCATCCTGCTAGGGACTCCCTGAAGACAACATCCTCTGGATCTCCCTGTAGGCCCTTACAGAAGACGCCCCAGCAGTAGTGACAACAACTAGGTGAGCTTTGTCCCTTAGCAACCCTAGAAGAACACTGGACCCCTACAGACAACTTACAGGCCAGAGGATCCACCCCAATGGTGGCACACATGTCCTGGAACTGCACCCGGAACTCAGGATTCTTCCGGATCTCCTGCTTGTGCTTGCTGGCAAATTCTTCCAGGTTGGTCTTGAACATGTCCAACTGCTTTGACATCTGCAGGATGAATCACAGTTAAGTTTAGAGAACTTCCTTCAtcacaaaatacaaaattaaagaaatagaaaaaaaatttttttccttgtgctgagaactcttagggtttactctcttaacaactctcATTATATAACATACAACAGCATTAATTATATTTCGCTTGTTGTaagtgcttcttttctttttcccagaagaaaaaaatgttattaaattgaAGGTgcaatcaacaaggacctattgcatagcacagggaactctactcaatatcctgtaataacctatatgggaaaagaatctgcaaaagaacagacatatgtatatgtataactgaatcactgtgctgcacacctgaaacgaacaaaacattgtaaatcaactatactcaaaaataaaataaaattttttttaaatctaatgaaattaattaattgaagaTGCACCTAATAATTTTGCAGCATTCACACAGTGGGAAATCTTCAGCCACTGACAGAAAGGCTAGATAGGAGAGAAAGGAAGCCTGGCATGAATTAGGTGTGTTGTTTTAATCTCTGAGTCAAGAACCTCCTCTGGGGATAACCATAGATAAAGAATCTCTGAGGAAGGGATGTGGCTCTACCAGAGTACATTCTAAAGCTAAATACTTTTGGTTTGGGGATATTCTGACTTCCCATTTGCAttactccttttctttccctaattAACAACCTATCTTCAACTCACCAAGAATAACCACTCCTGGCCCAGCATCTCCTCATTTCCAACATATTAGAAATTTACACATTATTATAATCACCATTTCCAGCTGATTCCTGCATGTTATCTCCCCTGAGTGGGAGCTTTTGAACAGCACACCCTGTGTCTATTTATTTTCCTCAGTTCAAGGGCCCATTTCCCTGCCTCactgcctccttctcttcttcaccAGGCAAAATAACTGAGTAAACAACAGGGCATGTACAGAAAAGGGAAGTGTTAGAGAAGGAAACTGCAGGAGCCATACCCCCATCACTGACACTTCTGGTATGCACCTAGATGTGATGGTGGTGGGTGCCACAGGTTAGGCAATATTTTCAGgttattcttaggcatttaaagtAAAAACCCAAAAGACCTAATCAAACAACTCTACCACTTACTACCCATGTAACCTTGGATAAAGCACTTAACACCTCAGTGCCCTCAATTTGAAAGTGCGAAGAACAGAGTTCCTTCCTGATAGGATTGTCAGGAGGAATGAACAAGACGGTGTATGTAAAGAAAATGGACATGTGCCTGGGACGCTACAAGTAGGTAATCACTCAAAGATGTTAGCTATCATTGTTATCAGCAAGTCACCTAAATGATCTGAGCAGCCCAGAAACTGGGATTTGCCAAATGCCCTATTTTTAGTTCGATCCAAACAATCTGGTTTATATCAAAGGTGTCCTGCCCAGCCTTGTCGGATCTCCCTTGCTGTCTGGAGCCCTCCATCCCACTCACCTGGGCCAGCTGGTCCTCAGCCAAGACAGTCCCTCGCTCCTTATACTTGGCCTGTCAGACAAATAGACCAGGATGAGTTGAGAGAGTGGGTGCTGGGGGCTCCCACTTGTACTGCCTCCGCAGAAGTATTAAAAGGGTCTCGCAAATGGTTTTTCTTAGGGAGAGGGAGTGAGGAAGTAGAATAGACGACTCGACTGTAGGCTAATTGGGGGAAGTGGGGGAAAGGGCTGATGGATCTAGGGATGCTGACATTCCAATACACCGGAAGCTGGAGAAACTCAATTCCCCGGGACCGAGAAACCCGCGTCAGATTCTGTTGGGAGACGATCTGAGGGTACAGAGCTCTGCGCGGAGAGACTTCTGTCTCTCGCGGGTCTGGAGTGACTGTAGGGCCCGCCTCCTTCCCCTCACCTCCGCAAGCTTCTTCTTGGCGATGGCGCCGGCTCCTACTCCGCGGCGGTGCATCCCCACCGTGGCCCGCGGGCCGCCCCGCTGCCGGGACCCCGGGTCTCCGCGTCCCGGGATCCTCCACCAGCTCCCCCACGCGGATGCGCAAACTGGACGTCATCTCCGCGCGCCGGAAGCTACGCCCAGACTTCCGGCCGCGG is a window encoding:
- the SNF8 gene encoding vacuolar-sorting protein SNF8 isoform X1, with translation MHRRGVGAGAIAKKKLAEAKYKERGTVLAEDQLAQMSKQLDMFKTNLEEFASKHKQEIRKNPEFRVQFQDMCATIGVDPLASGKGFWSEMLGVGDFYYELGVQIIEVCLALKHRNGGLITLEELHQQVLKGRGKFAQDVSQDDLIRAIKKLKALGTGFGIIPVGGTYLIQSVPAELNMDHTVVLQLAEKSGYVTVSDIKASLKWETERARQVLEHLLKEGLAWLDLQAPGEAHYWLPALFTDLYSQEITAEEAREALP
- the SNF8 gene encoding vacuolar-sorting protein SNF8 isoform X2 codes for the protein MHRRGVGAGAIAKKKLAEMSKQLDMFKTNLEEFASKHKQEIRKNPEFRVQFQDMCATIGVDPLASGKGFWSEMLGVGDFYYELGVQIIEVCLALKHRNGGLITLEELHQQVLKGRGKFAQDVSQDDLIRAIKKLKALGTGFGIIPVGGTYLIQSVPAELNMDHTVVLQLAEKSGYVTVSDIKASLKWETERARQVLEHLLKEGLAWLDLQAPGEAHYWLPALFTDLYSQEITAEEAREALP
- the SNF8 gene encoding vacuolar-sorting protein SNF8 isoform X3 — translated: MHRRGVGAGAIAKKKLAEAKYKERGTVLAEDQLAQMSKQLDMFKTNLEEFASKHKQEIRKNPEFRVQFQDMCATIGVDPLASGKGFWSEMLGVGDFYYELGVQIIEVCLALKHRNGGLITLEELHQQVLKGRGKFAQDVSQDDLIRAIKKLKALGTGFGIIPVGGTYLIQSVPAELNMDHTVVLQLAEEHLLKEGLAWLDLQAPGEAHYWLPALFTDLYSQEITAEEAREALP